A DNA window from Haliovirga abyssi contains the following coding sequences:
- a CDS encoding alpha-amylase family protein: MGREYLRFMSEILEKLRDRKEYKNIDFSIFFARFGNNFEILFNNFRSLYGDRKDFAIKLEELMFVVQDFYVKRDERLKKIDLEREKEPDWFLSNNWVEMMLYIDRFSKDLKGFKERISYLKDLGINIVHFMPLLQAREGENDGGYAVSDYTKIDSKFGDMKDLKDILKIFRKENMLLELDLVLNHTADTHDWAKRALDGDKKYQDYYYMYNNREIPDKFEESLPEVFPKTAPGNFTYNKEINKWIFTVFNNYQWDLNYTNPDLFIEMTKILLFLANVGIDILRLDAVAFLWKRIGTNSQNLPEAHTILQMFKACAKIVAPGVVFKAEAIVQPVEIVKYLGEGDLEGKECDIAYNASFMVFLWDAIATKNTKLLQKGLEHMPRLPKGTTWVNYIRCHDDIGLGFSDLDAIESGYNPVLHRKFLLEYYTGKFYGSMASGIPFMYNPKTGDARISGELASLCGLEKSFKNKNFDEIEKSIEKIILLHSAIMSFGGIPLIYYGDELGMTNDYSYELDEEKKDDNRWIHRPVIDEERLNIRKKMGSIENRIFENIKKLIKIRKNTPEFYGENNYKIVGNDNLNSFIFIKEHKDSKIMVIMNFSDREQEIEYSILMKNGFFGEVIDKFTNKIPEIRKGKIIIKRYQFYWLKEKENRD, translated from the coding sequence ATGGGGAGAGAATATTTAAGATTTATGAGTGAAATATTAGAAAAATTGCGAGACAGAAAAGAATATAAAAATATAGATTTTTCAATATTTTTTGCTAGATTTGGAAATAATTTTGAAATTTTATTTAATAATTTTAGAAGTTTATACGGGGATAGAAAAGATTTTGCGATAAAATTGGAAGAATTAATGTTTGTAGTGCAAGACTTTTATGTGAAAAGAGATGAAAGATTAAAAAAGATTGATTTAGAAAGAGAAAAAGAGCCAGATTGGTTTTTAAGTAATAATTGGGTTGAAATGATGTTATATATAGATAGATTTTCAAAAGATTTAAAAGGGTTTAAAGAGAGGATATCATATTTAAAAGATTTGGGAATAAATATAGTTCATTTTATGCCGTTATTACAGGCTAGAGAAGGAGAAAATGATGGTGGATATGCAGTAAGCGATTACACAAAAATAGATAGTAAATTTGGAGATATGAAAGATTTAAAAGATATTTTAAAAATATTTAGAAAAGAGAATATGTTGCTAGAATTGGATTTAGTTTTAAATCATACTGCTGATACACACGATTGGGCAAAACGAGCATTGGATGGAGATAAAAAATATCAAGATTATTATTATATGTATAATAATAGAGAAATTCCAGATAAATTTGAAGAAAGTTTGCCTGAAGTATTTCCTAAGACAGCACCTGGAAATTTTACATATAATAAAGAAATAAATAAATGGATTTTTACAGTATTTAATAATTATCAATGGGATTTAAATTATACCAATCCAGATCTATTTATAGAAATGACAAAGATTTTATTATTTTTAGCAAATGTAGGAATAGATATATTAAGATTAGATGCAGTAGCATTTTTATGGAAAAGAATTGGAACTAATAGTCAAAATTTGCCAGAGGCACACACAATATTACAAATGTTTAAAGCTTGTGCAAAAATTGTTGCCCCAGGAGTTGTATTTAAAGCAGAAGCAATTGTTCAGCCAGTAGAAATTGTTAAGTATTTAGGAGAAGGAGATTTAGAGGGAAAAGAGTGTGATATAGCGTACAATGCTTCATTTATGGTATTTTTATGGGATGCGATTGCTACTAAAAACACGAAACTATTACAAAAAGGACTTGAACATATGCCTAGATTACCAAAAGGAACTACTTGGGTAAATTATATTAGGTGTCATGATGATATAGGACTTGGATTTTCTGATTTGGATGCAATAGAATCAGGATATAATCCAGTATTACATAGAAAATTTTTATTAGAATATTATACAGGAAAATTTTATGGAAGCATGGCTTCTGGAATTCCATTTATGTATAATCCTAAAACTGGAGATGCGAGAATATCAGGAGAGTTAGCCTCATTATGTGGATTAGAAAAATCATTTAAAAATAAAAATTTTGATGAAATAGAAAAATCTATTGAAAAAATTATACTTTTGCATAGTGCAATAATGTCTTTTGGTGGGATTCCTTTAATTTATTATGGTGATGAATTGGGGATGACTAATGATTATAGTTATGAATTAGATGAAGAGAAAAAAGATGATAATAGATGGATACACAGACCTGTTATTGATGAAGAAAGACTGAATATAAGAAAAAAAATGGGTTCTATTGAAAATAGAATATTTGAAAACATAAAAAAATTGATAAAAATCAGAAAAAATACTCCTGAGTTTTATGGAGAAAATAATTATAAGATTGTAGGAAATGATAATTTAAACAGTTTTATATTTATAAAAGAGCATAAGGATAGTAAAATAATGGTAATAATGAATTTTTCTGATAGAGAACAAGAAATAGAATATAGCATTTTGATGAAAAATGGATTTTTTGGAGAAGTAATTGATAAATTTACAAATAAAATACCTGAAATTAGAAAAGGAAAAATTATAATAAAAAGATATCAATTTTATTGGTTAAAAGAAAAGGAAAACAGAGATTAA
- the miaB gene encoding tRNA (N6-isopentenyl adenosine(37)-C2)-methylthiotransferase MiaB, with the protein MNKKAMVITYGCQMNVNDSAKIKAQLTKQGYEITENLKDSDLVFINTCTVREGASKKVYGKLGELKTLKKTKKDMIVGVTGCLAQEKKDEILKRAPHVNLVLGNQNIYQIPEYLSKLENDEIKHVVLVDNEDELPPRLDADFDSNFSGCVSITYGCDNFCTYCIVPYVRGRERSVPVKDIITDINNLLKKGYKEIILLGQNVNSYGKGLTNGENFAKLLKEISKIEGKFRLRFMSPHPKDFTDDVIESIIADERISRNIHLPLQAGSTSVLKKMNRGYTKEDYLKLVEKLRSKIKNIALTTDIIVGFPYETEEDFKDTLDVVEKARYENAYMFMYSKRDETPAATMEKQVSEAEKKDRLQRLIEVQTRITKEESNKYLNKEIEILVEGLSPRNKEMYIGRTDSNKVVIFKGDETLIGKFATVKINEANTWTLYGELI; encoded by the coding sequence ATGAATAAAAAAGCAATGGTAATAACGTATGGATGCCAGATGAATGTTAATGATAGTGCCAAAATAAAAGCTCAATTAACAAAACAAGGATATGAAATAACAGAAAACTTAAAAGATAGTGATTTAGTATTTATAAATACATGTACAGTAAGAGAAGGAGCTTCAAAAAAAGTATATGGTAAATTAGGAGAACTAAAAACTTTAAAAAAAACTAAAAAGGATATGATTGTTGGAGTAACTGGGTGTCTTGCACAAGAAAAAAAAGATGAAATTTTGAAAAGAGCACCTCATGTAAATCTTGTACTAGGGAATCAAAATATATATCAAATTCCAGAATATCTTAGTAAATTAGAAAATGATGAAATAAAACATGTTGTATTAGTAGATAATGAAGATGAATTACCACCAAGATTAGATGCAGATTTTGATTCTAATTTTTCAGGTTGTGTTTCTATAACATATGGTTGCGATAATTTTTGTACTTATTGTATAGTTCCGTATGTGAGAGGAAGAGAAAGAAGTGTACCTGTTAAAGATATAATTACTGATATAAATAATCTTTTGAAAAAAGGGTATAAAGAGATAATTTTATTAGGGCAAAATGTAAACTCATATGGAAAAGGGTTAACAAATGGTGAAAATTTCGCAAAATTATTAAAAGAAATATCTAAAATAGAAGGGAAATTTAGACTTAGATTTATGTCGCCACATCCAAAAGATTTTACAGATGATGTAATAGAATCAATAATAGCAGATGAAAGAATTAGCAGAAATATTCATCTTCCGCTTCAAGCAGGCTCAACTTCTGTTCTGAAAAAAATGAATAGAGGGTACACAAAAGAAGATTATTTGAAATTAGTTGAAAAATTAAGAAGTAAAATAAAAAATATTGCATTAACAACAGATATTATTGTAGGATTTCCATATGAAACTGAAGAAGATTTTAAAGATACTTTAGATGTTGTTGAAAAAGCAAGATATGAAAACGCATATATGTTTATGTATTCTAAAAGGGATGAAACTCCAGCGGCTACTATGGAAAAGCAAGTTAGTGAAGCAGAAAAAAAAGATAGATTACAAAGATTAATAGAAGTTCAAACTAGGATTACTAAAGAGGAAAGTAATAAATATTTAAATAAAGAAATAGAAATTTTAGTAGAAGGGTTGTCACCTAGAAATAAAGAGATGTATATTGGGAGAACTGATAGTAATAAAGTTGTAATATTTAAGGGTGATGAAACTCTTATAGGAAAATTTGCAACAGTTAAGATAAATGAAGCAAATACATGGACTCTTTATGGAGAGTTAATATAG